From a region of the Neobacillus niacini genome:
- a CDS encoding metallophosphoesterase, with protein sequence MNYKRLFLLLFISTIIWSQVPSSMFAEDSRAVNNNGIIDLRILETTDLHAALVNYDYYQTKTDNTIGLVKTASLIHQARSEAVNSLLFDDGDHLKGNPLGEYLVRIRGIQKGNVHPVYRAFNYLEYDAITIGNHEFNYGLKFLNSVLKGVKMPVVNANVYSVKENKPYFKPYVILKRSVVDKQGMEHELNIGVIGFMPPQIMRWDKANLEGKVTSRPMVESAKEFVPILKAEGADIIIALAHTGIDSEPYHPETENAVYYLSEIPEIDVILAGHSHSVFPGPTFKELPMANINEGKIKGKPVVMAGAFGSRLGIIDLKLEVKDGNWKVVNSTSFTRSIADETGNPLVKTDKKLFKLIKPAHQETVDFLKKLGL encoded by the coding sequence ATGAACTATAAAAGGTTATTCCTACTACTCTTTATTAGCACAATCATATGGTCTCAAGTCCCATCTAGTATGTTTGCTGAAGACAGCAGGGCAGTGAACAACAATGGAATAATTGATTTACGAATACTTGAGACGACTGACCTCCATGCGGCTCTAGTGAATTATGATTATTATCAGACTAAAACCGACAATACTATTGGGCTTGTAAAAACAGCAAGTCTTATTCATCAAGCAAGAAGTGAAGCAGTCAATTCCTTATTGTTTGATGACGGTGATCATTTAAAAGGGAATCCGCTCGGTGAATACTTAGTACGAATACGAGGAATTCAAAAAGGTAATGTGCATCCTGTATACCGTGCTTTTAACTATTTAGAATATGATGCGATAACAATTGGAAATCATGAATTTAATTATGGTCTAAAGTTTCTAAACAGTGTTCTTAAGGGAGTGAAAATGCCTGTTGTAAATGCAAATGTTTATTCCGTTAAGGAGAATAAACCCTATTTTAAACCTTATGTAATTTTAAAAAGAAGTGTTGTTGATAAGCAAGGTATGGAACATGAATTGAATATTGGGGTAATTGGATTTATGCCTCCGCAAATAATGAGATGGGACAAGGCAAATTTAGAGGGAAAAGTAACGTCTAGACCTATGGTTGAAAGTGCAAAGGAATTTGTACCTATCCTAAAGGCAGAAGGTGCTGATATTATTATCGCACTTGCTCATACAGGAATAGATAGTGAACCCTATCACCCAGAAACGGAAAACGCAGTATATTACCTTAGTGAGATTCCAGAAATTGATGTCATTTTAGCTGGACATTCTCATAGCGTATTTCCAGGACCTACCTTTAAAGAATTACCTATGGCTAACATCAACGAAGGAAAAATCAAAGGAAAACCTGTAGTAATGGCAGGTGCCTTTGGCAGCCGTCTTGGGATTATTGACCTCAAGCTTGAGGTTAAAGATGGGAATTGGAAAGTGGTAAACAGTACATCGTTTACAAGATCGATTGCAGATGAAACCGGAAATCCTCTTGTGAAGACTGATAAAAAATTATTTAAACTGATTAAACCGGCACATCAGGAAACAGTCGATTTCTTAAAAAAGCTTGGTTTATAG